Proteins from a single region of Lemur catta isolate mLemCat1 chromosome 24, mLemCat1.pri, whole genome shotgun sequence:
- the SLC10A6 gene encoding solute carrier family 10 member 6, which produces MRANCSSSSACPANTSEEELPGDPQAQGSLELVFTAVSALMMALLMFSLGCSVEVRKLWLHIRRPWGIAAGLLCQFGLMPLTAYLLAISFALRPVQAVAVLIMGCCPGGTISNIFTFWVDGDMDLSISMTTCSTVAALGMMPLCLYLYTRSWNLQRSLTIPYQNIGITLVCLTIPVAFGVYVNYRWPKQSKIILKIGAMAGGVLLAVVAVAGAVLAKGSWNSDVTLLTISCVFPLIGHVTGFLLALCTHQSWQRCRTISLETGAQNIQMCVTMLQLSFGVEHLVQMYSFPLAYGLFQLLDGFLIVAAYQTYKRRLKNKHRKKNPDCAEVCHEQKSASCKETDSFLEVNEGAGAPGPSGPADCHRALEPTSHLASCE; this is translated from the exons ATGAGAGCAAACTGTTCCAGCAGCTCAGCCTGCCCTGCCAACACTTCGGAGGAGGAGCTGCCAGGGGACCCGCAGGCTCAGGGGAGCCTCGAACTTGTTTTCACGGCGGTGTCCGCCCTGATGATGGCCCTGCTCATGTTCTCTCTGGGCTGCTCCGTGGAGGTCCGGAAGCTGTGGCTGCACATCAGGAGGCCCTGGGGCATCGCCGCGGGGCTGCTCTGCCAGTTTGGGCTCATGCCTCTCACGGCCTATCTCCTGGCCATCAGCTTCGCCCTGAGGCCAGTGCAGGCCGTCGCTGTTCTCATCATGGGCTGCTGCCCCGGGGGGACCATCTCCAACATTTTCACCTTCTGGGTCGATGGCGATATGGATCTCAG CATCAGTATGACAACCTGTTCCACGGTGGCTGCCCTGGGAATGATGCCACTCTGCCTTTACCTCTACACCCGGTCCTGGAATCTGCAGCGGAGCCTCACCATTCCGTATCAGAACATCG GAATTACCCTTGTGTGCCTGACCATTCCTGTGGCCTTCGGCGTCTACGTGAATTACAGGTGGCCCAAGCAGTCCAAAATCATTCTGAAG ATTGGCGCCATGGCTGGGGGCGTCCTCCTGGCGGTGGTCGCCGTCGCCGGTGCGGTGCTGGCAAAGGGGTCCTGGAACTCGGATGTCACCCTTCTGACCATCAGCTGCGTCTTCCCCCTGATCGGCCACGTCACGGGCTTTCTGCTGGCACTCTGTACCCACCAGTCTTGGCAAAG GTGCAGGACGATTTCCTTAGAAACCGGGGCTCAGAATATCCAGATGTGCGTCACCATGCTCCAGCTGTCTTTCGGCGTGGAGCACTTGGTCCAGATGTACAGCTTCCCGCTGGCCTACGGACTCTTCCAGCTGCTGGACGGGTTCCTCATTGTCGCAG CATATCAGACATACAAGAGGAGGCTGAAGaataaacacaggaaaaagaaCCCAGACTGTGCAGAAGTTTGCCACGAGCAGAAATCCGCTTCTTGCAAAGAGACCGACTCTTTCTTGGAGGTGAACGAAGGTGCCGGAGCTCCGGGGCCATCGGGGCCAGCGGATTGCCACAGGGCTCTCGAGCCAACTAGCCACCTCGCTTCGTGTGAGTAG
- the C24H4orf36 gene encoding uncharacterized protein C4orf36 homolog has product MAYGLPRKNKVLRGSYYTVQEPWDLALLTKTLYNKLANIKLPFVGEITFGGPVKLTTCKTIKDGLIPSAEAIRLEREYELKHLNKLKCEENRSEELQLFLRDRQAGLRRPLPP; this is encoded by the exons ATGGCATATGGCCTGCCAAGAAAGAACAAGGTTTTGCGGGGCAGTTATTACACGGT ACAGGAACCATGGGATCTTGCACTACTTACAAAGACGTTGTACAATAAACTAGCCAACATCAAGTTGCCTTTCGTGGGAGAGATTACATTTGGGGGTCCTGTAAAGCTCACAACATGTAAAACCATTAAGGATGGTCTGATCCCTTCAGCAGAGG ccatCCGACTCGAAAGGGAGTATGAACTGAAGCACCTAAATAAActtaaatgtgaagaaaatagaTCTGAGGAACTGCAACTTTTCCTAAGGGACAGGCAAGCTGGTTTGAGGAGACCTCTTCCACCTTAG